A window of the Desulforapulum autotrophicum HRM2 genome harbors these coding sequences:
- the atpG gene encoding ATP synthase F1 subunit gamma codes for MATLKEVQLKIGSVKKTRQITSAMKMVATSRLRGSQEKMDRFKPYASKFSEVLGSIAGKAGEEASPLLVPREEPKKVNVILCTSDRGLCGGFNVNLIDKADKFIKSKLQDKEVTFTCFGKKGRDWAKKMSMTIDDQYLGVVGGKFDFSVASTSGQKLINRFLEADVDEVYLVYSEFKNLARQEPVVKQLLPIPSLEAMEKPDEAGAKEETAYLAEHICEPSSDALLGEMLPKNIFIQIYDALLQTSTSENAQRMKAMENATKACKDMIDELQTIFNKTRQAGITADLMDIVGGAEALN; via the coding sequence ATGGCAACGTTAAAGGAAGTACAACTAAAGATAGGCAGTGTAAAAAAGACCAGGCAGATTACCTCTGCCATGAAAATGGTCGCTACTTCCCGTTTGCGTGGTTCCCAGGAAAAGATGGACAGATTCAAGCCCTATGCGTCCAAATTTTCAGAAGTGTTGGGAAGTATAGCAGGAAAGGCCGGGGAAGAGGCAAGTCCCCTTCTTGTGCCAAGGGAAGAGCCAAAAAAGGTGAATGTGATTCTCTGTACATCAGACAGAGGACTTTGCGGTGGCTTCAATGTCAACCTCATTGATAAAGCCGATAAATTTATCAAGTCAAAACTCCAGGACAAAGAGGTTACGTTTACCTGCTTTGGGAAAAAAGGCAGGGATTGGGCTAAAAAAATGTCCATGACAATTGACGACCAGTACCTTGGGGTTGTTGGTGGAAAATTTGATTTCAGCGTGGCATCCACTTCGGGTCAGAAACTGATCAACCGGTTTCTTGAAGCGGATGTTGACGAGGTATATCTTGTATATTCCGAGTTTAAGAATCTGGCCAGGCAGGAGCCGGTGGTAAAACAGCTTCTTCCCATCCCTTCCCTTGAGGCGATGGAGAAGCCTGATGAGGCAGGAGCCAAAGAAGAAACGGCCTATTTGGCCGAACATATCTGCGAACCATCATCCGATGCATTGCTCGGGGAGATGCTTCCCAAAAACATTTTTATTCAGATCTATGATGCGCTACTTCAGACATCAACCAGTGAAAATGCACAGCGAATGAAGGCCATGGAAAATGCAACCAAGGCGTGCAAGGATATGATCGATGAACTGCAGACCATTTTTAACAAGACGCGTCAGGCAGGAATCACTGCGGATCTAATGGACATTGTTGGCGGCGCCGAGGCCCTGAACTGA
- the atpA gene encoding F0F1 ATP synthase subunit alpha, with translation MKIKAEEISQIIKEQIKDFDKEVELSETGVVLSVGDGIARVYGLEKVKAMELVEFPGNILGLALNLEEDNVGVAILGEDRNIKEGDIVKRTDRIASVPVGEAVLGRVVSTTGEPIDGKGPIDTTEFKNMELIAPGVIARKSVHEPCYTGSKAVDGMTPVGRGQRELIIGDRQIGKTAIAVDAIIAQKNTDVKCIYVACGQKKSTVAQVVAALEEHGAMEYTTVVVASASEPAAMQYLAPFAGCAMGEYFRDKGEHALIIYDDLSKQAVAYRQVSLLLRRPPGREAFPGDIFYNHSRLLERSAKLNDELGAGSLTALPIIETQEGDVSAFIPTNVISITDGQIYLDKSLFFAGVRPAIDVGLSVSRVGGAAQCKAMKQVAGTLRLDLAQYRELEAFAAFGSDLDAATQRQLTRGERLVELLKQPQFRPLAMERQVLALYAGTKGYIDKYPKDAVGKYETGLYAFVEARFPEVFSGLVEKQAITEDLEVTIKKALDAYDEEFKATV, from the coding sequence ATGAAAATTAAAGCTGAAGAAATAAGCCAAATCATAAAAGAGCAGATCAAGGATTTTGACAAAGAGGTCGAGCTGAGCGAGACCGGTGTTGTCTTGAGCGTTGGTGATGGTATTGCCAGGGTTTACGGTCTTGAAAAGGTAAAAGCCATGGAACTTGTTGAGTTCCCCGGTAACATTCTTGGTCTTGCCCTGAACCTTGAAGAAGACAACGTGGGTGTGGCCATCCTTGGTGAGGATAGAAATATCAAGGAAGGCGATATCGTCAAACGTACCGACCGTATCGCATCCGTTCCCGTTGGTGAGGCCGTTCTTGGTCGTGTTGTTTCAACCACGGGTGAGCCGATTGACGGCAAGGGACCCATTGATACAACCGAGTTCAAGAACATGGAGCTTATTGCTCCCGGTGTTATTGCAAGAAAGTCCGTTCACGAGCCCTGCTACACCGGTTCCAAGGCTGTCGATGGCATGACCCCAGTCGGAAGGGGCCAGCGTGAGCTCATCATCGGCGATCGCCAGATCGGCAAGACAGCCATAGCTGTTGACGCCATCATTGCCCAGAAAAACACGGATGTGAAATGCATCTACGTTGCCTGTGGCCAGAAAAAATCCACGGTTGCCCAGGTGGTTGCGGCCCTTGAAGAGCACGGTGCCATGGAGTACACCACCGTTGTCGTTGCAAGTGCAAGTGAGCCCGCTGCCATGCAGTACCTTGCTCCGTTTGCAGGATGCGCCATGGGCGAGTACTTCCGCGACAAGGGCGAGCATGCCCTGATCATCTATGATGATCTTTCCAAACAGGCTGTTGCCTACCGTCAGGTATCCCTTCTTCTCAGGCGTCCGCCAGGACGTGAGGCCTTTCCGGGAGATATTTTTTACAACCATTCCAGGCTTCTCGAGCGCTCAGCTAAACTCAACGATGAATTGGGCGCAGGTTCCCTCACAGCCCTTCCCATCATTGAGACCCAGGAGGGTGATGTCTCCGCCTTTATCCCCACCAATGTTATCTCCATCACCGACGGTCAGATATACCTTGACAAGTCGTTGTTCTTTGCCGGTGTACGGCCCGCCATTGACGTTGGACTTTCCGTATCCAGGGTTGGTGGTGCTGCACAGTGCAAGGCCATGAAACAGGTTGCAGGTACCCTGCGGCTCGATCTTGCCCAGTACAGAGAGCTCGAGGCCTTTGCCGCATTTGGTAGTGACCTTGATGCCGCAACCCAGCGACAGCTTACCCGTGGGGAACGTCTGGTCGAGCTTCTGAAACAGCCCCAGTTCAGGCCGCTTGCCATGGAGCGCCAGGTGCTTGCCCTGTATGCCGGAACCAAGGGTTACATTGATAAGTACCCCAAGGATGCCGTAGGCAAGTACGAAACAGGTCTCTACGCCTTTGTAGAGGCACGTTTTCCCGAGGTTTTTTCAGGCCTTGTTGAGAAACAGGCCATCACGGAAGATCTCGAAGTTACTATCAAAAAAGCACTTGACGCCTATGACGAGGAGTTCAAGGCAACTGTATAG
- the atpH gene encoding ATP synthase F1 subunit delta, which yields MKSVSVSRRYATALMLIGKEDGNTDQYRKELDDIVQFFDANPELEQTISNPLYDKNDRKNVLIAVLDKGGLSKVMKSFLILLFAKARISFIREVCEFYYSLADELKGVVHATLVSATELSSDAVEKIRAGLATRIGKDIVLDVEQDPSLLGGVVTKIGDLVLDGSVKTQLFNMRETLKRGESA from the coding sequence ATGAAAAGTGTATCTGTTTCCAGACGTTATGCAACGGCATTGATGCTTATTGGTAAGGAAGATGGCAATACCGATCAGTATCGCAAGGAGCTTGACGACATCGTTCAATTCTTTGATGCGAATCCCGAGCTTGAACAAACCATTTCAAATCCGCTGTATGATAAAAACGATCGAAAAAACGTCCTGATTGCAGTGCTTGACAAGGGCGGACTCTCCAAGGTAATGAAGTCATTTCTTATCCTGCTTTTTGCCAAGGCCAGGATCAGCTTCATCCGGGAGGTCTGTGAGTTCTACTACTCCCTGGCCGATGAGCTCAAGGGCGTTGTGCATGCCACCCTTGTGTCGGCTACAGAGCTCTCTTCGGATGCCGTTGAAAAGATAAGGGCCGGCCTTGCAACAAGAATCGGCAAAGATATTGTTCTGGATGTTGAGCAGGATCCAAGCCTTCTTGGAGGAGTGGTTACCAAGATAGGCGACCTTGTGCTGGACGGCAGCGTTAAAACTCAACTGTTCAATATGCGGGAAACATTAAAAAGGGGTGAGAGTGCCTAA
- a CDS encoding F0F1 ATP synthase subunit B family protein: MKFASRWEGKGSAIFSFAAIILLGFAGAALASSGGGHEAAAPKGWVITDTYKVMNFVVLAAALFYIAKKPVKEFFSSRTAGIKEELKTLEQKKTESERILAEYAQKISALDQEAGQIVADYVAQGEAAKKRILAEAEAQAIKLEEMAKRNIEQEFKNAKEGLRQEIVEKALAKAEVLVKESISKEDQDRLVDDYLTKVVA; this comes from the coding sequence ATGAAATTTGCAAGTAGATGGGAGGGTAAAGGTTCTGCAATTTTTTCTTTTGCGGCAATTATACTCCTTGGCTTTGCAGGCGCGGCACTTGCATCCTCGGGCGGAGGCCATGAGGCTGCTGCTCCAAAGGGGTGGGTCATTACAGATACCTACAAGGTTATGAACTTTGTGGTGCTTGCAGCTGCGCTGTTCTACATTGCCAAAAAACCCGTTAAGGAGTTTTTCTCATCCCGGACAGCGGGCATTAAGGAAGAGCTGAAAACCCTTGAGCAGAAAAAGACTGAGTCTGAACGAATCCTTGCAGAATATGCTCAGAAAATCTCTGCCCTTGACCAGGAGGCCGGTCAGATTGTTGCCGATTACGTGGCCCAGGGTGAAGCGGCAAAGAAACGTATTCTTGCCGAGGCCGAGGCCCAGGCGATAAAGCTTGAGGAAATGGCCAAACGCAATATCGAGCAGGAGTTCAAAAACGCAAAAGAGGGACTCAGGCAGGAGATTGTTGAAAAAGCCCTTGCAAAGGCTGAGGTCCTCGTCAAGGAGTCCATCTCAAAAGAAGATCAGGACAGGCTTGTTGACGACTATCTTACAAAGGTGGTGGCATAA
- a CDS encoding F0F1 ATP synthase subunit B family protein, giving the protein MVSVDGSLFIQIINFLFLLFVLNLILFKPIRKVLLERKEKINGLEQGIESLENQAVSQDQAYKDGLKEARTIGLKKKEAFVGEASQEEKEIIDRINKTAQSNLAQIRTQVAEETEKARVALEAEVELFSKAIGEKILGRAC; this is encoded by the coding sequence ATGGTTAGTGTTGATGGATCCCTGTTTATCCAGATCATCAATTTCCTTTTTCTCTTGTTTGTGCTTAACCTCATCCTTTTTAAGCCGATCCGCAAGGTTCTCCTGGAACGAAAGGAGAAGATTAATGGTTTGGAGCAGGGGATAGAATCCCTTGAAAACCAGGCTGTTAGTCAGGATCAGGCGTATAAGGACGGCCTCAAAGAGGCCAGAACAATAGGCTTGAAAAAGAAAGAAGCCTTTGTTGGGGAAGCATCGCAGGAAGAAAAAGAAATTATTGACCGGATCAACAAAACGGCTCAGTCCAACCTTGCTCAGATACGCACGCAGGTGGCTGAAGAGACCGAAAAGGCAAGAGTTGCTCTTGAAGCAGAAGTGGAGCTGTTTTCCAAGGCAATTGGTGAAAAAATCCTGGGGAGGGCATGCTGA
- the rodA gene encoding rod shape-determining protein RodA, giving the protein MFDRRLVECFDWGLLILTLLVSAVGLIVLYSAVTAGGVGETHVLFKKQVVWMGAGFAIMFASLLVHYKYLDKASVAIYCVCVLLLVMVLFFGKNVGGSRRWLALGPFTMQPSELMKVSLIIMISSVYSGIVTEQGLGFRDLVKPLFVLSLPFLLIVKQPDLGTALLLLFLVACLTLFVRVQKRVFLTCALLGAAAVPLVWFVLKDYQKARILTFLNPDRDPLGAGYHIIQSKIAIGSGMIFGKGFLHGTQNALAFLPEQHTDFILSVLAEEWGLAGCLFLLFLYFFLLLWGLNISYSCRNTFGSILAFGVTIMIFWQIFINVGMVMGLMPVVGVPLPLISYGGSSVITNMAGIGILMNISMRRFAST; this is encoded by the coding sequence ATGTTTGACCGGCGGTTGGTGGAGTGCTTTGACTGGGGGCTGCTGATTCTTACGCTTCTGGTCTCAGCGGTTGGTCTTATTGTGCTTTACAGTGCCGTCACCGCAGGAGGGGTGGGCGAAACCCATGTGCTTTTTAAAAAGCAGGTCGTCTGGATGGGGGCCGGGTTCGCCATCATGTTTGCCTCACTTCTGGTGCATTACAAATATCTGGACAAGGCAAGTGTTGCCATTTACTGCGTCTGCGTGCTCCTTCTTGTCATGGTCCTTTTCTTTGGAAAAAATGTGGGTGGATCACGCAGGTGGTTGGCCCTTGGACCTTTTACCATGCAGCCGTCCGAGCTCATGAAGGTTTCTCTTATTATCATGATTTCGTCCGTATATTCGGGTATTGTTACCGAGCAAGGGCTGGGCTTTCGTGACCTTGTGAAACCGTTGTTTGTTTTATCACTTCCTTTTCTTCTTATCGTAAAACAACCCGATCTTGGAACAGCCCTGCTGCTGCTTTTTCTGGTTGCCTGTCTTACCCTGTTCGTAAGGGTTCAAAAAAGGGTGTTTCTGACCTGTGCGCTCCTTGGTGCCGCAGCTGTCCCCCTGGTGTGGTTTGTGTTAAAGGACTACCAGAAAGCCAGAATTCTTACTTTTTTGAATCCGGATCGGGATCCCCTTGGTGCCGGCTACCATATTATTCAATCAAAAATAGCCATTGGTTCAGGCATGATTTTTGGAAAGGGATTTCTCCATGGAACCCAGAATGCTCTTGCTTTTCTGCCTGAGCAGCACACTGATTTTATTCTATCCGTGCTTGCAGAAGAATGGGGCCTTGCAGGGTGTCTGTTCCTGCTGTTTCTCTATTTTTTTCTGCTTCTCTGGGGGCTTAATATTTCTTACTCCTGCCGGAATACGTTTGGTTCCATTCTTGCGTTTGGCGTCACAATCATGATTTTCTGGCAGATCTTCATCAATGTCGGCATGGTCATGGGGCTGATGCCGGTGGTTGGCGTTCCTCTCCCTTTGATCAGCTATGGGGGGTCATCTGTGATAACCAATATGGCCGGCATTGGAATTTTGATGAACATTAGCATGCGAAGGTTTGCTTCGACCTGA
- the mrdA gene encoding penicillin-binding protein 2, which produces MKGCDRDWLKRRLMGGALFMLIAFAVLGARLFYLQVIQGEDFRRLSKNNCIRLKSVEASRGLIYDRNGVLLVDNRPSFDLSIVPKDAVPVDQTLEILSDFTQIPVVEMKARIDASKGLSKYTPILLEKGITRDQLAVVEAHSFDLPGVLVSVEPRRNYIFNKSSAHLLGYLGQINCDELETGKYPGVRGGDSIGRSGAEKVFEDHLRGQRGGRQVEVDASGRLVRVINTVDSVPGKNIFLTIDNKLQQIAENMLQDKAGAVVAMDPSNGDILVMASSPSFDQNDFIGGISSKKWKKLLADPDRPMSNKCIQGEYPPASTYKILTAIAGLEEGVVDLNTRHYCSGQYKFGNRIYRCWKRWGHGELDLLGAIEKSCDIYFYKVGEALGVDTLAQYANGCGLGKVTGIELEHERPGLIPTSVWKKRRYGVAWQPGETLSIAIGQGFDLVTPLQMAVFTAAIGNGGTLYRPRILKAIKTTDNEIIEIKKPEITGGLPAGKKTLDIVRKGLLDVVQGDRGTARGIRIKGVEIAGKTGTAQVFSLKKKDRDNDGQLDYRLRDHAWFVCYAPAENPMIALSILIEHGEHGSSTAAPVAGAIVRAYLEEKGIIETTKQAGEEDHV; this is translated from the coding sequence ATGAAGGGGTGTGACAGGGACTGGTTGAAACGAAGGCTCATGGGTGGCGCGCTTTTTATGCTCATTGCCTTTGCCGTTCTTGGGGCAAGACTTTTTTACCTCCAGGTTATCCAGGGTGAAGATTTTCGCAGGCTGTCCAAAAACAACTGCATCCGTTTGAAAAGCGTTGAAGCGTCAAGGGGGCTTATTTATGACCGGAACGGGGTTTTACTCGTGGACAATCGCCCCTCGTTTGACCTATCCATTGTACCCAAAGATGCCGTTCCCGTAGACCAGACCCTTGAGATACTTTCCGATTTTACCCAGATTCCCGTTGTAGAGATGAAGGCAAGGATTGACGCAAGCAAAGGGCTGTCAAAGTATACGCCGATTCTTCTTGAAAAGGGCATCACCCGGGATCAGTTAGCCGTTGTCGAGGCCCACAGCTTTGACCTTCCCGGAGTCCTGGTTTCTGTTGAACCCAGGAGAAACTATATTTTCAACAAGAGTTCAGCCCATTTGCTGGGCTACCTGGGCCAGATCAATTGTGATGAACTTGAAACCGGAAAATACCCAGGTGTCAGGGGAGGGGACAGTATTGGCCGTTCTGGCGCTGAAAAGGTTTTTGAAGATCACCTGAGGGGGCAAAGGGGTGGACGCCAGGTTGAGGTGGACGCCAGCGGACGCCTGGTGAGGGTCATCAATACCGTTGATTCGGTTCCAGGAAAAAATATCTTTCTTACCATTGACAACAAACTTCAGCAGATCGCAGAAAACATGCTTCAGGACAAGGCCGGAGCCGTTGTGGCAATGGATCCTTCCAATGGGGATATTCTTGTCATGGCCAGTAGCCCTTCGTTTGACCAGAATGACTTCATTGGCGGGATATCGAGTAAAAAATGGAAAAAACTCCTGGCTGACCCGGACCGACCCATGTCCAACAAGTGTATTCAGGGAGAGTATCCGCCTGCCTCAACCTATAAGATTCTCACAGCCATAGCCGGTCTTGAGGAGGGTGTGGTTGATCTCAATACCCGACATTATTGTTCGGGTCAGTACAAATTCGGCAACCGGATTTATCGCTGCTGGAAACGGTGGGGCCATGGTGAGCTCGATCTGCTTGGCGCCATTGAAAAATCCTGCGATATCTATTTCTATAAAGTTGGTGAGGCCCTTGGGGTGGATACACTGGCCCAGTATGCCAACGGTTGCGGCCTTGGAAAAGTCACCGGGATTGAGCTTGAACATGAACGCCCCGGTCTGATTCCCACATCCGTCTGGAAAAAACGACGGTACGGGGTGGCGTGGCAGCCGGGGGAGACCCTGTCCATAGCCATCGGCCAGGGGTTTGATCTGGTTACTCCCCTGCAGATGGCCGTGTTTACAGCAGCCATCGGCAATGGGGGAACCCTTTATCGACCCAGGATTCTAAAGGCGATCAAGACAACCGATAACGAAATAATTGAGATAAAGAAACCAGAGATAACCGGCGGACTTCCCGCTGGAAAAAAGACCCTGGATATTGTAAGAAAGGGCCTGCTTGATGTGGTTCAAGGCGATCGCGGAACGGCCAGGGGGATTCGGATAAAAGGGGTTGAAATTGCAGGAAAAACCGGTACAGCCCAGGTGTTCAGCCTGAAGAAAAAAGACAGGGATAATGACGGGCAACTGGATTACCGTTTAAGGGACCATGCCTGGTTTGTCTGCTACGCGCCTGCTGAAAATCCAATGATTGCCCTTTCCATCCTCATCGAACATGGTGAGCATGGATCATCAACTGCGGCTCCTGTGGCTGGGGCCATTGTCAGGGCATATCTTGAAGAAAAAGGCATAATCGAGACGACAAAACAGGCTGGGGAGGAGGATCATGTTTGA
- the mreC gene encoding rod shape-determining protein MreC yields the protein MFSRKMILLIGIVFFITVNFIILTVSSKGVLPETGIERIATSFVAPFQMVFSRSITLIGGVWQDYFATVRAAKELPRVKNELAKAMEKVNLCIELEQENIRFRKFIRFQDLEKETLVAAKVIGRDPSPWFRTLMIDKGAKAGLTKGLPVLVSEGVVGQVVAVAGHYSRVLLMTDRNSAVDALVQTSRARGIVKGNDSELCSFRYVLRKNKIQPGEMIVSSGLDGVFPKGLRIGWVVDIEENTSQLFQEITIKTCVDFDTLEEVLVSVKDPMSQDAASPPMDDVSR from the coding sequence ATGTTTTCAAGAAAAATGATCCTGTTGATCGGAATTGTTTTCTTTATCACGGTCAATTTTATAATCTTGACTGTGAGCAGCAAAGGAGTGTTGCCTGAAACAGGCATTGAACGGATAGCCACCTCTTTTGTTGCTCCGTTCCAGATGGTTTTTTCCCGAAGCATTACTCTTATTGGGGGGGTCTGGCAGGATTATTTTGCCACGGTCAGGGCGGCCAAAGAGCTCCCCAGGGTTAAAAATGAACTGGCAAAGGCCATGGAAAAGGTTAACCTCTGCATAGAGCTTGAGCAGGAGAACATCCGTTTCAGAAAATTTATTCGTTTCCAGGATCTTGAAAAAGAGACCCTTGTTGCAGCAAAGGTTATTGGAAGGGATCCCTCTCCCTGGTTCAGAACCCTGATGATAGATAAAGGCGCAAAGGCAGGCCTGACCAAGGGTTTGCCAGTGCTTGTCTCCGAGGGCGTTGTCGGTCAGGTCGTGGCGGTTGCCGGCCACTATTCCCGGGTCCTTCTTATGACGGATAGAAATTCTGCCGTGGATGCCCTAGTCCAGACATCGCGGGCCAGGGGAATTGTCAAGGGTAATGATTCCGAACTGTGCTCTTTCAGGTATGTGCTCAGGAAAAACAAAATTCAGCCCGGAGAGATGATTGTATCTTCCGGTCTTGACGGGGTTTTCCCAAAAGGGTTGAGGATCGGCTGGGTGGTCGATATCGAGGAAAATACCTCCCAGCTTTTCCAGGAAATCACCATCAAGACCTGCGTGGATTTTGATACTCTTGAAGAGGTCCTTGTCTCTGTCAAGGATCCCATGTCCCAGGACGCTGCCTCCCCACCGATGGATGATGTTTCCAGATGA
- a CDS encoding rod shape-determining protein, producing MNLIIDSLLGIFSSDLALDLGTANTLVYVKGKGIVLSEPSVVAVRTDKRAKNRVLAVGAEAKRMLGRTPGNIQAIRPMRDGVIADFEVTEAMLKHFIRKVHNNRRTLVRPRIVIAVPSGITQVEKRAVRESAELAGAREVFLIEEPMAAAIGAGLPITEPTCNMVVDIGGGTTEVAVISLSGIVYSRSIRVAGDKMDASISQHIKRKYNLLIGERTAEIIKTTIGNAYPDPENLETIEVKGRDLVSGIPKILTIDSEEICLAISEQIDAIVECVKIALEQTPPELAADIVDSGIVLTGGGALLKNLDKLLREKSGLPIIVAEDPLSTVALGCGKVLDNIDILREVVIT from the coding sequence ATGAACCTTATAATAGATTCTCTCCTTGGTATCTTTTCAAGTGATCTTGCCCTTGATCTGGGAACCGCCAACACCCTTGTGTATGTGAAGGGAAAGGGGATTGTGCTCAGCGAACCCTCTGTGGTTGCCGTTCGGACCGATAAACGGGCCAAAAACAGGGTGCTTGCCGTTGGGGCTGAAGCAAAGCGGATGCTTGGAAGAACCCCGGGGAATATCCAGGCCATCCGTCCCATGCGTGATGGGGTTATTGCTGATTTTGAAGTAACCGAGGCAATGCTCAAGCACTTTATCAGAAAGGTTCACAACAACAGACGAACCCTGGTTCGTCCACGGATTGTTATTGCGGTTCCTTCGGGAATTACCCAGGTGGAAAAAAGAGCTGTCAGGGAATCTGCCGAGCTTGCAGGAGCAAGGGAGGTGTTTCTCATTGAAGAGCCTATGGCCGCGGCAATCGGAGCAGGTCTCCCCATTACCGAACCCACCTGCAATATGGTGGTGGATATTGGCGGTGGTACCACGGAAGTTGCCGTTATCTCCCTATCCGGAATTGTTTACAGTCGATCCATCCGGGTTGCAGGCGACAAAATGGATGCTTCCATCAGCCAGCACATCAAACGCAAATACAACCTTCTCATTGGCGAGAGAACGGCCGAAATTATTAAAACCACAATTGGAAATGCCTATCCAGACCCGGAAAATCTCGAAACCATAGAGGTTAAGGGCCGTGATCTGGTTTCCGGGATTCCCAAGATTCTTACCATTGACAGTGAAGAGATCTGTCTGGCAATTTCTGAACAGATCGATGCCATTGTTGAGTGCGTTAAAATTGCTCTTGAACAGACCCCCCCGGAACTTGCTGCCGATATTGTTGATTCCGGCATCGTTCTCACCGGCGGTGGTGCGCTTCTCAAAAACCTCGATAAATTGCTCAGGGAAAAGAGCGGCCTTCCGATTATTGTGGCTGAAGATCCACTTTCAACGGTTGCCCTTGGGTGCGGTAAGGTTCTTGACAATATCGATATACTCAGAGAGGTTGTGATTACCTGA
- a CDS encoding serine hydrolase domain-containing protein, which produces MKVRRAMEDAVGKSVFPGAVLLVSKGADVLFYKAFGVADLRSREPVSLNTLFDLASLTKPLATTVALIHLVQTNQLCLNQTLGDLLPGGVGHDKADITVEDLLRHRSGLPAHRPYYVQVVGSPEKERQDRLRRLILNEPLVYQPKQGELYSDLGFILLAWIVERTAGKRLDRYVRDNIYLPLGVKGLRFMPPGYPLNCSVAATEHCPWRGRVLKGEVHDDNAWVAGGIEGHAGLFGTALDIQTLLGEIMGGVMGKKTGVLEGRWIRQFAVKKDGFERVAGFDTPSASNSSAGRFFSPASLGHLGFTGTSFWMDPLEQAMVILLTNRVHPVRSNEKIRQFRPYIHDLIMKTIFNRG; this is translated from the coding sequence ATGAAGGTAAGACGGGCAATGGAAGACGCCGTTGGGAAGTCGGTTTTTCCGGGAGCGGTTCTGCTTGTGTCAAAGGGGGCTGATGTCCTGTTTTATAAGGCCTTTGGCGTTGCTGATCTTCGTTCCAGAGAACCTGTATCCCTGAACACCCTGTTTGACCTTGCTTCGCTTACAAAACCCCTTGCCACGACTGTGGCCCTGATTCACCTGGTTCAGACGAACCAGCTCTGCCTCAACCAGACTTTAGGTGATCTTTTGCCGGGGGGTGTCGGCCATGACAAGGCAGATATAACCGTTGAGGATCTGCTGCGTCACAGATCCGGGCTTCCAGCACACCGGCCCTATTATGTACAGGTTGTAGGAAGTCCCGAAAAAGAGAGGCAGGATCGCCTCAGACGGCTGATTCTGAACGAGCCCCTTGTCTATCAGCCAAAGCAGGGGGAGCTATACAGTGATCTTGGTTTCATCCTCCTTGCCTGGATTGTTGAACGTACCGCAGGAAAGCGTCTCGATCGATATGTGAGGGACAACATCTATCTGCCCCTGGGTGTCAAGGGGTTACGTTTCATGCCGCCCGGTTATCCCCTGAATTGCAGTGTCGCAGCAACAGAACATTGCCCCTGGCGGGGTCGGGTGTTAAAGGGGGAGGTTCATGACGATAATGCCTGGGTTGCAGGCGGGATTGAAGGTCACGCAGGACTGTTCGGGACTGCCTTGGATATCCAGACGCTTCTTGGAGAGATTATGGGGGGGGTTATGGGAAAAAAGACAGGGGTTCTTGAAGGGAGATGGATCAGGCAGTTTGCCGTTAAGAAGGATGGGTTTGAGCGTGTGGCAGGGTTTGACACCCCCTCGGCCAGTAATTCTTCCGCAGGTCGTTTTTTTTCTCCCGCTTCACTTGGCCATCTTGGCTTTACAGGGACCTCTTTCTGGATGGATCCCCTGGAACAGGCCATGGTGATTCTTTTGACCAACAGGGTTCATCCCGTGAGGAGTAATGAAAAAATTCGTCAATTCAGACCATATATCCATGATTTGATCATGAAAACTATTTTCAACCGTGGATGA